The genome window gccttaaaaaaagaacaaaactttgtCATTTGTTAcaaatggatgaacctggatggtgttatgttaaatgaaataagctaggcacagaaagacacattCTGCATGATCTcccttacatgtggaatctaaaaaaagttgaactcataaaaGAAGAGAATAGATTGTGATTAGCAGGGCCTGGGGGGAAGGGGAGtgtggggagatgttggtcaaagaatacaaaatttcagttagataggaagaataagttcaagatATCAATTGTACAGCATGATGAATATGGTTAATAACAATATTGTGTATTTTTGAAAACTGCTAAGATAGTGGATTTTAAGTATTCTCATCATGATGGTAAAACTTGAGTTGGGGCTATTAGATGACAAGAATGtatcagtgttaatttcctgatgTTCATGGTTGTATTGTGGTCATGACAGAGGATATCTTTGAGGGAAATACACATTAAGGTATCGGGAGtgatggaaaataattttgacaatttTCTCTCGACTACAGAAAATCACAGATACATACGTCATTACAAACTTTGGTAAATTTgagtacaaatataaataaactatGCATAAAACTATCTGctctgagaaaaattaaaagggaGGGTGAAAAAGATTTCTTTGATGTAGCACCATTGAGCTAAGACTTGAAGAATATGAAAAACTTAGCCAAGTTGTGGTCAAAGAGCAAGAGGTGGAGAAGACATGTTCCAGCAAAGGGACCTGTATTTACAGAAGCCTTGAGATGGAATAGAATATGATAAAGTCAAAGAACAAACACTCAAGAACTAATATGTGTTTTATGTGATCATTCTGGAGAATGTGTGGTTTGTCAGTGGGAATATGAGTTATCAAGCTATTTCTGTGATCCAGATAAGAAATACTCCAATAGCTTGGATCAGGACAGAGAGTCCCAACCTTGGCACTACTGACACTGGGAatggacaattttttttgttgtagGAGGCTGTCTGGTGCATTCTGGGATGTTTACCAACATCCTTGatcactcccatgtttactgcagtattattcacagtgGCCAGGAGGTGGAAACAAACTAAAAGtttattgacagatgaatggggtaaagaaaatgtggtatttacatTTCGTGGAATTTAAACAGCCAAAAAAGAGGGAAATCTTTTCATtatgctacaacgtggatgaaccttgaagacactatgctaagcaaaataagccaatcacagaaggacaaatatttcactgttccacattTATAATTGTAAGTGAGTTGTCAAAAGTAGTCAAACTTACTAAGCAAAAAGTATGATGGTGGTTTCCAAGGGTTTCAggaagggggaaatggggagttgctattcaatgggtaaagtttcagttatgcaagatcaaacagttctagagatctgctgtagaACATAGTGTCTAGAGTTAATATGgtactatacacttaaaaaggtGTTACAAGGGTAGATCGCATgctaagtgttcttaccacaataaaataatttttaatccaaatttaaattttcagaaGTTTAAGAATATTACATAATACATAATTTAGCATAAAAATGTAAGAACATTAATAATACATAAGAATGTTATTTAGAAACATGGAGATAAATATTGGAAACAGCTAGAAGAGCTAAAAGTGGTTACCTCTGGTATCAGGACCTCTGGGTATCAGGAATCAAAGTAAATAGGAGCAATGTAAGAGATTCTCATTGTAAACCTGGTTTTACACTTTACATTTTATACTGTGTACATATATTATTGTGATAATACTTTAAATAGAATTTCATATCTTTAAGACTAGGGAAAAAGTAGCTAAAGAATAGGCATAACTTCTTCCTGGTTGATCTTCCTTTAAGGAAGCGTTTGCTCCTTTGTCTGGCTCCGTGGAAGGTGGAGAAGGGGTTCGGAtgattgtttcctgatttttaggCATTAAATATTTTGGGATCCCACAATTTCTAACAAGGCCATTAATTCACCTTATACTTTCAGTCAGGCACACTGTCAGGGCAAAGATTACTGTGATGTCACCTCCCATTAACAgaaaggtacacacacacacacacacacatacacacaggagtCTCTCCTGTTGAAGCAAGTGCTTTAACAAGCAGAATATGTTCATACATGGTAGATAAATAAGGAATTAAATCACTAACATGTAAAATTGGGTTAATACAGCTTTTCATAAGGTTATTGTGCTTTGTCCTGTCATATAATACCAATCGAATGCAAAAATATTGAGCATGATATCTCTGTAGTGacacacaaaatacacacacTTCATCTCCTCCCTCTTATCTCAGTTTACCTATAGGCATTGCCCTACCAAGTGTGTGATATGCCGTTGTCGTGAGTTCTATCCTCTTCTTGATAGAAGTGTTTAATATTGTGATCAATGTCCTGGAAACAAGAATctgaaacatgattttaaaagaaatgcctcaaggccaggcatggtggctcacgcctgtattcccagcactttgggaggctgatgggggtggatcacttgatatcaggagtttgagagcagcctggccaagatggtgaaaccccatctctactaaaaatacaaaaattagccagcttgtagccccagctacttgggagcctgaggcaggagaatctcttgaacccaggaagcagaggttgcagtgagcagagattgcaccactgcactccagcctgggcgacaaagggagactccgtctaaaaaaataaatgaataaaaatgtaaaaataaataaataaaagaaatgcctTAAATACTGAGaagtttcaaatataaaatatttttaaataaatgagaacatatgctATTCGCCACAGCAATAAGCTAAATGTTGCACTCCATCAGAGATGAGACCGCTAGTGAGCCTAACACATCAGTTACTATCAGCTTCAAGTGAGATTGATAAACAATTGTAGTGGATTAAAggtcaagtttttttttgtttgttgtgctttttgtttttttttttgttttgttttttgtttttgagacggagtctcgtcctgtcgcccaggctagagtgcagtggcgcagtctcggctcactgcaagctccgcctcccaggttcacgccattctcctgcctcagcctctccgagtagctgggactacaggcgcctgctaccacgcccggctaattttttgtatttttagtagagacggggtttcactgtggtctcgatctcctgacctcctgatccgcccgcctcggcctcccaaagtgctgggattacaagcgtgagccaccgagcccggcctgtttttttgagacaaagtctcgctctattgtccaggctggagtgcagtggcgtgatctcagctcgctgcaacctctgcctcccagatgcaagtgattctcatgcctcagcctcccgagtagctgggattacaggcatgtactaccacacccagctaatttttgtattttcagtggagacagtgtttcaccacgttggccggcttgtcttgaactcttgatctcaagtgatccgcccggcttggcctcccaaagttctgggactacgggcatgaggcaccaggcccagccaaagATCAAGATTCTAATGTCAAGAGCATCAGGATAGAACTTTGCAGTTGTCCAGTTTCATTTAGAGTTATACAGCTTCCTTACAAAAGGGAGGAACTGGCAAATCAACAAAGCGGATTGCTATTTTAAGCCAGTACGGAAGTAAAAGGTAGACAATGACCCTCCAGTATAACAACATTTAGTCCCAAGAATGATGATGTCCTTCATTCCACCTTTTGTACATACCTCAAAAGCAACAGTATTTCACCATACCCACTTACCAAGCAAACTCCCCATTTTTTGTCAAAGTAAAGTGCTACGTTTGCTACATAATTTCTTTATCAGGAACTGAAGATGTTTAACACTGTGGTCATGTTTTTATTGGGTGTGGCTTCTGTTTGTTTGATGTGTTACTTATGAGACTGCACAAGTGTGAATGTTCTACTTCAACTCTATTTTTTCCCGGAAGACCTATTATTTGTAGTGAGCAAAACTCTAACCTAATGATTTTCAGGAATACATATTCCATGTTTACGAGAAATGTATCTTCCCTTTTATTCCCTATCTGTTTTAGGCTCGGCCGTCTTTGTTCAAGGCTTTCCACTTTCTTGAAGCACATAAATAAATGATGCCCCAAAAAAAGACAACGAATGTGAAGTCTGGTTAATGTAATTCACAAAATAACAGATTGAAGAGAAAATCCATATATTTATCTCAATTGAtgaagaaaaggcatttgataaaaattcaacatcttttcatgagaAAAACTCTTAGCTAACTAGAACTAAAAGGGAACTTTATTAACTTGGTTCAGCAGAACAGGGGATGAATTCCACAAGGTCACATGGCACGGGCTAAGGAATGCCTTTATTAGGTGAAACCAGTGAGCCAAGGATCAGCACTCCTAAACATGGGATACTCCCAGCAGACACTCCCATCATTACTCGCTTCAGCCTACATTGAGGCGTTCTGAGGCCATGCACGGCTATTAGTCAGTGAGGCAGGACAGCAGCATTTCTCAACATCAATACTACTGGCACTTGGAGACAGATCATTGTTTGTTGTGAAAAGCTGTCCTATGCATTGTTAGATATTTAGCAGCGACCTCAGCCTCTAGACACTGGGTGTCAGAAGCACATCTGCCCCAGTCGTGACAATCAAAtatgtcttcagacattgccaaagtCCCCTGGGGACAAAATAACCACCTTTTGAGAAGGTAGTTTACTACTGCAAAACAGGAACATTGTCCCCTGCAATTTTACCttcttacaataaaaatatgagaaGTTCCTTATAGGGCTTGCTTCCTAGACAGTCTAGGTTTCTAGGAAACCTAAATGTAAGCCTAAATGTacttttatatgtacatatataaacatatttttgctatatatatgtatatatgtatatatgtaaacatatttttgctattgagttgcagttctttatatattttgaaaattaacccCTTATCTGATAcgtagcttgcaaatatttttcctatctCATAGGTTGCCtttattactatatattttacatgttatTGCTTTTAACGTATTACATCTTTCTAACCAATATttctagtgtatagaaatgcagttaacttttatatattgattttgtgtcAGCTAATCTTGAAAAATTGTCTGTCATGATATATCTGTAGTTTCTTTTGGGTTTCTGTTAGACTATTGTGTCGTTTGCAAACAATGGCTTTTCTCTTCTTCTATTCtaatacatatttcttttctttttcattatatatgtgtgtgtacatatgcatatatatatatatacatatacataaatataaagacCCAATTAAAAGTGAATAAGacttagacatttctccaaagaagatatacaaatggccaacaggtatgtgACAAGATGCTCAACATgtctaatcatcaggaaaatgaaaatcaaaaccataagatcacctcatacctgttaggttggccattattttaaaaagaaaagaaaaagaaaacaagtcccagtgagaatgtggagaaactggaacccttgtgcactgtcaGTGAGAATTTAAAGGAGTATAGCCACttcggaaaacagtatggaagttcttcaaaaaattaaaaatagaactaccacatgatccagcaatcccacttctgggtatttattcaaaagaatttaaatcaggATCCCAAAGAGATATTCGCACCTGCAAGTTCATTGctgcaatattcacaatagctaagaaaTGGAAACCTAAATGTGCATTGACCCACTGACAgataaatggggaaaggaaaaaagattatatacatatatatatatgcataccatggaatattattcagccataaaaaagaagaaaattctgtctcatgctacaacataggtgaacctcaaggacattatgttaagcaaaataagccagtcacaaaaggacaaatattgcatgattccacttttatgaggtatctaaagttgTCACTTATAGAAGCAGAAGACAGAATGGTGGTTCCAAGGGTCTGGGggagggaaaatggggagttgctATGCAGTGGGTTTCAGTCATGCAAGATGAAAAGTTCTAGAGACCTACTATATGACATTGTGCCCACAATTAACAATACTGTAGCATgtacttaaaaatatgttaagagGTCATGTCTTACAGTATATATttcttaccacaattttttttaaaaacacagtgtTGAGCAAAGCatgcaaaatacaaaagaatatttaGGCCATAATTATGCTTACATAAAGTTAAACAACATGCATCACTAAGCAAGCCATAGCAAGAGAGCAAAACTCTAAAGGAAAACATGAGGATGATTAACAGAAAGTTCAAGATACTGGTTACCTCTGAAGTAGGGATGGTAATGTCCTATTCTAAATTGATAGGTTCATAggtgtttattattctttttcaaaaggtATAGAATGTTGATTACATTCTTTCATATGTAGGATTTATTATacaatacttttttaaagaagtatCACCAACAGTCAACTACAAATGACATTTTGGGGAGAACTGGAGAAACAAATATGAATTGGCTATGAGATGACATGCAGAAACTATTAATTATCTTAGATATGATAATGGCTTTGTGATTATATTGAAGAATATCCTTATTCTTAGAATTTGCATGCTGATGTATTTAGGAAATAGGAACATAATGTATTCAATTTCATTCAAATATTTCAACAAATGTAGCTATAGATATTCTAAAATAtcccaaaatattaataattgttaAATCCAGTTGTAGGTATACAAGTAACATTGTTctgttatttcaatttttctgtatgttCAAAAAGTTCATAATAAAAAGCTGGAGGAGAAAATAGCCAATACATTCCAACATTCCAGTATTTGTTTATTAACTTCCCAGACTCCATCCCTGGTATCCGAATGATCTGAGTCCAAGGATATGACTGGTGAGATTGTAACCAAAGATTCACCATCTAATAAGGAGTTGGCTCACTTCCAGGAATGGAGGGATCCTCCCTGCCTCTACTTAACCCCAACTCAGTCCCTTCCACACTTTAGGATGTGGAACACCCCAAATCCAAATCTTTGCATTACTCAGGGGTCCTGTTAGTAAATGACAGAAATCCAATTCAGACCAGCTTAGGCAGAAAGGTGAATGTATTGGGTGGTAACCTAACCCCGAGTATGAGTGGGGCTGATCTCAGGAAAAAGGTTAGTGCAGGACTAAATTTCCTCAAAATTACTCCCTGTCCATCTCTCATCTCTTCTTATCAGCATCTTAGATTTATCTTCTCAGAATTTCTCTCTCACCAGGGCCAGGACCAAATTTCTGGAGTTTCTGGGCTTATATCTGCAACTTTTCCAACAGGAAGGATTTTCCTCTCTTTAGTACCCATTCAAAGAAAGGACTCCAAAAGCCTggtctcagacacacacacacacacacacacacacacacacacacacacacacacatccatgtcTTCTTCCAAATCCAGGAGTTTGGGGGGATGCAGGGGCAGAGGAGGGAAAACAAATCCTATGAAGACGATACAGTATAATTATTATGCTCATTGTATGaatgaggaaacggaggcttaGAAAGGTGAAGCCGctttcaaagtcacacagctggtgacaGGTCCAAGATCTGCTTTCCTCCAGGCCACATGAGATTGGCGGGGAGCAGGAGCACACGGTGCTGGAGCGCAAGGCTGAGAGTGAATGTTCAGGACAGACATTTTAAGCACCGCCATTCAGATTCTTCCTTGCGGTGAGGAGAGAACTGAGAACAAGTCCAGGGCAGcacaggaaggagggaagattTTGGTCCCAGGTGAATCAGGCATGAAGAGGGGCTGACAGAGAACATGGTGGAGTTGAGGGAGTCTGGCCCTGTCGCTGCCTCGTGTGTGAACTTGAGTAATTTCATGCCCTTTCTgtgcttcttttcctccttccataGGACAGTTTGGCCCTGGTGGCACCTAATGGTCAATCAGGTGGCCATTTCTTCTCGTCGTGCGAAGAACGAGGGTCGCTGTTGGATTTCTTCATCTATTCCAGTGCGGAGCCTTAGGGAAAGCCCCAAGTCCCTCCTCAAAAGGGGCCATTTCCAAATAAAGCTGGGAAGTGCAGCCTCCCTTGCCATTTTGAGCCTTCAGCTCCACCCACTGGCGTGCCCAGCAGGGACACTATAAAGCCAGGCTCAGCCCAGCTCCCAGCCAAGCACCTGCCTGGCAACATGGGGTCCAGTAGCTTCTTGGTCCTCATGGTGTCCCTCGCTCTTGTGACCCTGGTGGCTGTGGAAGGAGTTAAAGAGGGTGAGCAGACATGGTGGagctgggtggggctgggctTGGGAGAGGTCCTGAGGGGCCCTCTGGGGCTAGATTTCTCATCTCACCTTGTGGTTTCCTCCACTAGGTACAGAGAAAGCGGGGGTTTGCCCAGCTGACAACATACGCTGCTTCAAGTCCGATCCTCCCCAGTGTCACACAGACCAGGACTGTCTGGGGGAAAGGAAGTGTTGTTACCTGCACTGTGGCTTCAAGTGTGTGATTCCTGTGAAGGAACTGGAAGAAGGTAAGGAGACCTGcctcccagggctggggctgtCCCTTCCCCTGCCTCTATCTGACCCATGAAATTTCGGAGGAATTATTCCTTTTAGCTGGTATGAGGAGGGATGGCTAAAGCTGGCAAGGCCCTCAGAGACCAACTAATCTGAACATTTCCATTGTCCAAAGGAGGAAACAAGGATGAAGACGTGTCAAGGCCATACCCAGAGCCAGGATGGGAGGCCAAGTCTCCAGGCTCCTCCTCTACCAGGTGTCCTCAGAAATGAGGCTGGGTCCTTTCCACCTCTGGGGGTCACTCTCACTTGGCACCTGCCCCTGAGTGTCCTGAGACTTGGAATATGGAAGAAGCAATACCCACCCCCACCAAAGAAAACCTGAGCTTGAAGTCCTTTTCCCCAAAAAGAGGGAAGAGTCACGAAAAGTCCAGACCCCAGGGACTGTACTTTCCCTCTCTACCTGGTGCTCCTCCCTAATGCTCGTGAATGGACCCCTCATGAATGAaatcagtgcccttataagagacCCCAAAGAGCTGCCTTGCCCTTCTGCAATGTGTGATCACAGCTAGAAGGCGCTGTCAGAGATGAGAAACtggtcctcaccagatgctgaatctgctggtgccttgatcttgaacttcccagcctctagaactgtaagaaataaatatttgctgtttataatccacccagtctatggtaatttgttatagcagcccaaaccaGCTAAGACAAcctaatagtaaaaaaaaaattctattcaacattatcaaagtgaataaaatataaaatacctacacaTAAACAAATTTAGAGATGTACAGAAATTTTCGAAAGAAAACCCTGAAACTTtattaaatgacattttaaaagatctgGATAAATAAACTAAGCTTTTCtacagaataaataaatcaataaacgttttttaaaagatatgctCTTCCCCAAGCAGGAAGCCTCCACAAAATGTTCATCTTGGTCAGCATAATTTATAcctgaaatataattaaaattaaaacccacTGGGTTTTGCAAACCCTAATGAAATAATTGATTCTGGCAATGATCATCCATGGCTTCTGAATATTTACAGGGCACCATTTCATCAGCCCATGGTATATTTACAGTTTGTAACAGGGGAAACACAAGTTTACAACTTGAGGATTCAGGTGCACATCGAAAACACATTAATCTGTCTCCACAATGCTAAAAATGGGTAAAGCAGACCTCCGTTCCTCCTGAGGTGATGCAACACAAAACACACAGTATCATTCAAGAAGGGCTCCTGCCAAGACAGTTGAGCATGAACCTCACCAAGTCTCTACAGCTAGCAATCATCTATGGGAAATGTGAAGGACAAAGAAGATGAAAGACATCACAGGGAAGCAACATGAGACATTCTAAAGAAcaatttgtctgttttgttcaacaAGTCAATAGcatgaagaagaaggaggagggaggaaaggagaataaAAAAGAGTTGGAGAGATTGTTCTAGATTAAAAGAAACTTCAGATACATTACAGCCAATGCAATACGTGCACCAACAACCATACAGTCACTTTTGAGACAATAAGAAAAACAAGATGCAAATAGAATATTAGATGATGTTAAGAAACTGCAGTTAATTTTCTTAGGTGTGACAGGAGTATTGTGATTATGTGAGAAAGTGTCCTTAGTTTTTAGAGATGCACactgaagtatttaaaaataaagtataagatGGGTTAGATTTACCTTAAAATACTTCAGCCAAAAAAGAGGTGGGGATATGCATGAAGGAATTCTTGTAAAATGGTTCATTGTTGAATCTGGATGATGGATGTGTAGGCTCCATAAAAGTATTGGCTGttcttttgtgcattttttaaaactttttatgataaaaacaagGGTTTGTTTTTGCAACTTAACAAAATGATCATTAGGTTCACATGGAACAATGAAATACTTGTAACCTGGAAAACTGAAAATGTAGACTAATGAAGAGTAACGGATACTACCAGTCACTATAAAACATATTACGGAGCTACAACAATTACAACCACAATACaagcataccttgttttattgtgctttgcagtctttgcattttttacaaattgaaggtttgtggcaatcctGCACCAAGCAAGTACATTGGCCGCAtgtttccaacagcatgtgcccaCTATGTgtctttgtgtcacattt of Symphalangus syndactylus isolate Jambi chromosome 24, NHGRI_mSymSyn1-v2.1_pri, whole genome shotgun sequence contains these proteins:
- the WFDC12 gene encoding WAP four-disulfide core domain protein 12, whose product is MGSSSFLVLMVSLALVTLVAVEGVKEGTEKAGVCPADNIRCFKSDPPQCHTDQDCLGERKCCYLHCGFKCVIPVKELEEGGNKDEDVSRPYPEPGWEAKSPGSSSTRCPQK